CCCAAaactttatataaaaaaacctgGATGGTGGTTGTTGGATGGGTTTGGGTGGAGAGTGGTTGCGGGAtgggtttggggttggagcTTGAGGGTGGTGGCCATGGGGGAgtggagagagaagagagagagagagagagagagagagagagagagagagagagagagagagtgtgtgtgtgtgtgtgtgtgtgtgtgtgtgtttttatttcatttttcagtattttttttatttttaacgtatgaaatgacaaattttccctcatatttaacaacaacattgacagaatgtaacgaTAGGACCAATGGAACGATTAATATATAGTtaatggaccatttgaacgaataatttaattaagagaCCAAAATATGTATTCCAAAATATATAGTTAATATTCCTTTTTCCACGTGTCACCTTCTTATTGGTCGTCGAAATATGTATTCCTACAAATGCCCTCCAACTTCTGCATGGTGCTTGTGAGGCTTGAAGGAGATGAGAAATATTTATCGAGCTTTCCAACTGCATCTCAGCTTCCTTCTGTGAGTTGAGTACCTTTCAAGAGTTGGGCTCCTAATTGGAGTAGACTTTTGACTTCTTCTTGGAGTTGGGCTCCTAATTGGAATAGGCTTGTGACAACTTATTGACCTGGGATGCCCAACCTTTATAAATACAAGGTTTCTCTTCACTCCTCTTCAAATTGCAAACTTGATTTCCTCTACTTTATAACTTGTGAGAGAAATCTTAGAGGAGTGCACTATTTATCAAGGAGAGGAGCCGTTGTGCACACCAAGGTAGGTCATGcttagatttttatttttatctatttttttttttcaaggttaGGACCAGCTAGTGTGGTCCCGGCTAGTTGTTGTCGTGATCGGGTGCGACGAAGACCGGCTGACCTTGGTTGGCTAGTTGTCGTCGTGATGCTGAGGTTGGAGCGACGAGATGGTGGTTGCGCGACCGTGGTtgttgccctttttttttttctcccctgTTGTGCTCTTCACTGGCTAGGCTGCGGAATCGCGTCTTTTGCTGCTATTTGGCCTTGAGGGACTTtgattttatgtttctttttgcttAGAAACATTTGTTTGTCGAACTGTCAATCAAGGTTGTTGATTGGGCAGACTCATATTTGAATACATGGTCAGATTAAAAGTTTGACAACATAACATTTCAAACTATTTTAAAGAAGGATTATGTGCATCTTTCCTGTGAATTAAAGTCCaagttacaaatttttttgttgtagaTATATTTCCAAGTTCCTTGCCCAACATGAAGACATTAAAAATGTAGCGTAGCACACATGGAGTAGTAATTCAAAATGAAGCATTTTTggggttttaaaaaaagaaaaatgctagGAAGAACATATAGTATATCATGGGCACACATTTTGATATTGTCTACGATGATGCGGGCAAAACGTCACTCTTAAGAGCTCTTCCACCTATTTGTTATGGTCAAGGGGAGGCAATGGCAGATattattcacgtgaatagtgtcagccctTGCAAAAGGCAAGGTGtattccacccattgccatggcaaagggcaattACGATTCACTGtaacttaatttttatttttttatacttaaacgattaatttggataagatttttgatTGTCAAGtgtcaatttttattataaaattctcatcTCATGCttcggataaaatttttggttgccacatgtccatattaattataaaattcacatctcaaatttcagataaaattttcggataagattttcgattgccacatgtccatatttattataaaattcacatctcactcatcatacaattgaaatactcCCGGTCCTCATAGTCTGACACAATCGAGTACATGGACAACTCAATCATTGGCTGAGACGGTTCCACCAAATCAAGACATGgggaatattttcttttggaaacGTAATAGTGCCATTATTTTCGATACGAAACGCACCATGGGAATCGACTGCGGGCATTGTTTACTTGAGGAGCCTTGaataatctattaaaaaaattaaattggaaatgcaagaaaataacaagaaaaaaaagacattaaattgaataaaatgacaactataatttttttttacctcatCGCCAAGATTTTGACTGCTTTGAACGTTTGTTCACGACCCTTCGGCTTCAGTGGAAGAggccatttgtatttttacacaaatgaaattgagtagtagaaaatttggtggggaaaatgaataatattggaaggagaagaatttgtatgaatatttggtgtgggaagtaaATAATATTGGTAGCTATTtttagaataaaaaaattcagaattttttggtatttttttacaaattttttcaattttttggcCATTGGATTGGAGCACAAACCCTAGATCGAACCATCTAAGAGTAGCCACGTGGAGCCGTTGGGTGTTGAGGCCAGCCTGGCGTTAGCGATGACGTAAGCTGCCCGAAGACAGCACCTCGGGCCATTGCTCCCCGTGCGCAGTGGCGGAGCCATGGTGGGGTCATTGAGGTCGCACGACCTCTTGGAAGCCATGGAAATAGGCTTAGAGATCCATTGGAGCTGCTGGTGCGACCTCTTGGAGCTGCACACCAAATGGTCGACGAAATGTCTGAAAGAACGATGGGTTGTAGGCTGAAGAAGAAGGCTAGCGCGCgccagtttttttttaaaaaacaacttggccaaaacgacgtcgttttgggccaagtttgaaaaaataagaaaaagaccAGCGTATCCTTTCTAGTCACTACTTCTCCACAAACACAACTTGACGGAATCTGTCCTTAAGCCAAAGTTCAAATGCATTTTACATATTCTTGGCCACACAGAAGACTTTTGCCCTTCAGCCTGTGAGACACTATAATTGAAGTCAAAGCAAAATGGCAAATTGCTATCTATTGGCCTCTGGACCATCACAAAGCATTCTTGCCCCTAGTAACAACAAAGTTTACATTTTTAATATCCATCTGAAGCTGCAACTTCTGCCACTCTTGCGCCTCAGCCTGTGCATGccattctatttttttttttttaaaaaaaaaattaaaacttagGCAGCAGTTTAATTAAGGAATTTAGGGTAACTACATaatctcctctctcctctctcctctctcctccctcccttTTCTATGTGATCTCGAATAAAATGATGTCTCAAGTTTATGTGTTTAGTGCGTAAGTGAAGTATGAGATTCTTAGAGATGTTTATCGCACTAATTTTCAGTAACAatgtgagtttttattttcatttttttgcaTATGTAGAATATGTTGATTCCatccaaaatttttttttgggactttTACACTAAAACCCCTTGTGTTTTGATTCCTGGCTCAGCCACTGCCCGTGCGCTTGCCCGGGTTGGTGGGCTCCACACCTTACCTGGGCTTGCTATTACGTACTCGAACGTCCTCACAGGGCCTACTCAGAAATTGTCAATGCGTGGCTGCAgactttctctttcttttagcTTGAAAACAATGCATTATTAAAGCCGCAAGACATCACTTTTAAGACTTAGAAATTGTCAAGGCCTCCACGGTGAGAGGACCTCCTTATTTCAAAGCTTGCGATCAATCGAAGCACTTTGCCCTTGCTGCCAGCAGAAGGAACCGCGTTGAAAAAGTTGGAAAGATTGTTACGAtgtccttttcttcttccaactgtCGCAAATGGCTTTTACACAACTGGAACTGTAAAATATAAAGTACAATCTAGCCTCTGGAAACTAGTTCCTCGGAAACATTAGCTTCTAGATTTTCTTGAGTGTTCTTGTTCTACTTAGTGTGTTTGGTTATTTGCGTACTTCCTTTGCACACCTGTTCTGAGGAGCATTAACTTTCTTTCATATAGCCATAGCCTGGCAGTTGTACCAATAAAATAAGATATGAAATCACATTCACATTAGAATCACCAAGATTTAATATCTCAAATAGCATTCGGATGGAACCTTGCCGAAAGTTTAATTTCAAAGAAGATTATTGTATTGTTCTCCTGTCAAATTAAGTTCGTTTCACTTAATTCTTTGCatccataaaaatatattttgagtGACCTGGATAGCCAAATATGTAGCGGAAGTTTGTTGCTTGCTTTGCTTTCATAAGCCTGCAGACTGACCTGTGTTGCATTAATCTTTTATACCCATTTTTGTATTCAGTTGATTTGGTATTCATGATTTCAAAGCCACAACctgttgtttttgttgcttGCAAAAGCAAGCGTGAGGAAATCGTATCCGAAAAAGAAGACATAACTATAAGAACAAACTGTGCCTTATTACATTGGGaacacaaaagcaaagaaagaaaaaaagaaaagcaaacaaaaaaaatgtaaaataaaaactacaatAATATATGTCTAGCCTCTAAGCCTTCTTTTCATCGTGTTGATGGGCATTGTTACCATTACATACAACCTATCTTGTACATTGTCGATGAATCGAAAATATACGTATCTCCATGTCTTGTTAACAACTAAAGAACCACACACTCCCCAAAATCCCACTACGAACCCCAATGCAGTGAAAATATAAAACCATGGAAGTTGATGAGGTTCATTGTCCAAGTCTTTGCTGTTTGTGTCATCTTCATCAATGCCCATATTTGATCCGCACTTATTTGGAAGTGGGGCACCACAAAGTTTTAGATTCCCCTCAAAGGCAGAAGTGGTGAAGGTTTGGATCTGAGTGCTTGTTGGAATTGGTCCTCCAAGATTATTGTACGAGAcattaaattttctcaagaaAGTAAGGCTCGCTAATGACGATGGAATTGTTCCAGAAAAATGATTCATGGAGAGATCCAAAACCTCTAAATTTTGTAGATTAGATATTTGGTCTGGAATGACACCGGAGAAGTTGTTGGAGTAAAGAGCCAACTGGCGGAGAAGGTGCAATTGTCCGATCTCAGCAGGTATATCACCAACAATGTTATTGTTAGATAAGTCTATCGTTGCGGGGAAACAAGACAATTTAGACGGTTGAAAATTTAGATTTGTAGTTATGCTGCCGAAGacattcaattcaaattcatatcGGTCTACTTGAGATGCAATAGGTTCATAAACCAACCTGGGTAGTCTACAAAGTCCCTTTGGAAATTCACCTGAAATTCGGTTATTTGACAAGTTGATAAAAAACAGTCTAGGAAGATTCCCCAACCAACTTGGAATTGGCCCAGTGATTTGATTAAAAGCTAGAATCAAGATCTCTAGATTCTTGAGCTTCGATAACCACACAGGTATTTCGCCAGTGAGATTAGTACCAGCCATATTCAATACCCGAAGATTTTGGAATCCGTCAAAATCAACCATGCCATCATCAAATGCCATTCCCTCATCCACAAAGGAACCATCAAGCGAGAGTGTGTGAAGGCTTTTGCAACTCATCAATATCTTCATTGCGCCTGTGAGGTTGGTGAATCGGTTGTAACCAAGGGTGAGGAAGGACAAGGATTTCAATGAAAGAATCTCAATTTGTATTTGTCCCTCTAGATGATTTCTAGTCAATGCAATGGCTTTTAGGTACCTACATGAGTAAAGGCTTACTGGAAACATACCAGTAAAGTTATTGTACCTTAGGTCAAGTTTTGTAAGTTGACTAAGTCTGGAGAAATTAAGCATGGAGATATCTCCTTCAAGGTTGTTGATTCCCAAACATAGTTCTACAAGGTTTGTGCAATTCATCAAAGATGTGGGAATAGTACCTTCTAAATTGTTGAAATCAACAGTCAAAAACTTCAACTTGGAGAGCTTCCCCAAATTGAGAGGAAGCTCGCCGCTCAATTGATTATGGCTGAGGTCAAGGATTTTaaggttggtgaggttgacAATTTTATCACTAATGGCTCCACGTAGTGAATTGATAGGTAATGAAATTTCTTCAAGTTTGGTAGCATTATAGATATCTTCTGGAAGTAACCCTAAAAGGTTATTGTGACCAGCACGAAAAACCTGCAGTTTAGAACACTCCCCTAGCCCAAGAGCAAGGTTGCCACTGAATTGATTGGAAGAAAAGTCCAATAGCCTTGTAAAGGGAGAATGATGGAGACAAATAGAGGATGGGACATACCCTGTGAAGGTATTGTTGCTGACATTGAAGCTAATCAAGTTGCTTGCTTGTTGGAAGAATGAAGATGGAATTGCACCAAAGAAGTGATTGCTCGACAAATCGACTGTCCGAATTTTGCTGGATGGTAGAGAAAGTGGTAGCTCCCCATAAAGATGGTTATAGCTCAAATCAAGGATCTCAAGACGATTCAAAGACAACAAAAATTGAGTCTCAAGTGAACCATATAGTGAGTTGTGGGAAAGATTCAAGTAGGTGAGATGTGTGAGATTTCTAAGGGAAGAGGGAGAGATACCTCCTTTGAGCCCTTTGGAAGGTAAGACCAAATGGGTGACCCAATCATCTTGATCACAAGTGATGCCCTTCCAGTGACAGCAATCAAGTGATGTCCAATTTaaaggaggagaagagagagtggAGGCAAAGGACAGGAGGGAGCAGCGTTCAATTTGGTTGCAGGCATGAATATTTATAGATATAATGTAAGAGaataagaggaagaaaaggaagccTTGAGCCATTAAGTTAGCAACGTtgctttgtgtgtgtgtgtcgtTGCTCACAGGTTTATATATacgtgtgtgtgtatatatatatatatcatttgagggacacccctAATAGTGCTCACTCCAAATTATATTTCAATAATCCAAACCGTTTATTTTGCAGATACtaattcaaagatcatctctacaaaaaatcatttaaatccgatatcatttgaccactcaattgagtattgaaattttagtacttttttgAAACACCGTgttaattgattttgtaatacacaattggatgtcaaaaCGGTTTCtgatttgttaaattttttgtatggATGATCTATGGATGATGACCTAAAACATTGATGGTTTAGATcattagggaaaaaaaatgtagggtaccctaaaaggcttctctcaaataatttatttgaagGATTCCTCAACAAAAGGagactgatatatatatggatcATGCTAGGGAGACCAACTTTAGATACCAACTTGTGTACCATCTCTCTAATAGAGATGGAGCCCACTAATACAATGGATCCCACGCTCTATTAGAGAGATGATACACAAGTTGATATCTAAAATTGGTCTTCCTAgcattttcatatatatatataggagcGGATCTGTGGCACCATATTTTTGACAcaaattttgaaccattagATTAGACTACAATAAATAGCCGAGATTAAACAAactatttctttaattaaaatttaatttaattaactttgcttttcaattttctctctcctcatttatGTTTTCACATCTTCCTAAAAGCCTCAACATTCTCTCTAAcgacatcttcttcttcttccatgactttccattttttttctcttcaatctttctttttttcctttgaaatAACATCAAAGTCCAAATACCATTTTCCACCATAACAAGAAacaacaaacccaacccatttaGCAAAATCAAATACCCAATAAGGAAGATTGACGTAAGGAGGAGGAAGGTTGATCTctgtgggttttttttttttttttttttcctggtgCTGTTAAAAAAACTTCTATTTCCCCTTgttgagaaaaacaaaaaaggatcAAGCATGGGGAATAGTCTGACACAATCGAGTATATGGACGGCTCAATTATTAGCGGAAGCGGGTTTACCAGATCAAGACATGAGGGAGTATTTTCTTTCGGATAATGTAATAGTACCATTATTTCCGACAAGGAACGCACCATGAGAACTGACTGCGGGCATTGTTCACTTGAGAAGCCATGTGTAATGggttttcctcttttctgttttgtcttgaataatctattaaaaaattaaattggaaatgcaagaaaataatttaaaaaatgacattaaatttaataaaacgGCAATTAGAAATTTTATACCTCATCGCGAAGATTTTGACCGCTTTGAATGTTTGTCCACAACCCTCCGGTTTTAATGGAAAAGacaatttgtatttttacacaaaTGAAATTGAGTAGTATAAAATTTGGTGTGtaaagtgaataatattggaaggagaagaattTGTATAAAGATTTGGTgcggaaagtgaataatattggtTAGTATttatgggaaaaaaaattctaaattctaaattctaaattctaaattttgatttttgatttgttttaaaattcaatttttttcaattttttggccgttggattggagcaCAAACCATGGATCGAACCCTCTAGGAGTCGCCAGATGGCTTATAGCCGTTGGGTAAAGCTGCATTGACGCCACGCTGGCGTCAATGcaagtttttcaatttttttaaacgtaATTCACTCGCCAACAGTAgaaaaaaattttcaaattattgaGCTGAGATCAGCGTGGCGTCAGGAATGACGTCAGCTGCCCGAAAGCAAAAGCTAGGGCCATTTCTCCCCGTGGGCTAGCCCGGGTTAGTGGGCTCCACGCCTTGCCCGGGCTTGCGGTTGCGTTCTGGAACGTTCTCGGAGGGCCTACTCAGAAATTGTCAAGGGCGCACAATGCGTGGTTGCCGCTTGAAAACGAAGCGGCAAAACTTGACTTTTAAGACTCAGAAATTGTCAAATTATTAGGTCTAAAGAGGGGCCTCCACGGTGAGAGGACCTCCTTATTTCAAAGCTTGCGATCAATCGAAGCACTTTGCCCCAGCTGCCAGCACAAGTAACCGCGTTGAAAAAGTTGGAAAGATTGTTACGAtgtccttttcttcttccaactgtCGCAAATGGCTTTTACACAACTGGAACTGTAAAATATAAAGTACAATCTAGCCTCTGGAAACTAGTTCCTCGGAAACATTAGCTTCTAGATTTTCTTGAGTGTTCTTGTTCTACTTAGTGTGTTTGGTTATTTGCATACTTCCTTTGCACACCTGTTCTGAGGGAGCATTAACTTTCTTTCATATAGCCATAGCCTGGCAGTTGTACCAATAAAATAAGATATGAAATCACATTCACATTAGAATCACCAAGATTTAATATCTCAAATAGCATTCGGATGGAACCTTGTCGAAAGTTTAATTTCAAAGAAGATTATTGTATTGTCCTCCTGTCAAATTAAGTTCGTTTCACTTAATTCTTTGCatccataaaaatatattttgagtGACTTGGATAGCCAAATATGTAGCGGAAGTTTGTTGCTTGCTTTGCTTTCATAAGCCTGCGGACTGACCTGTGTTGCATTAATCTTTTATACCCATTTTTGTATTCAGTTGATTGGTATTCCTGATTTAAAGCCACAACCTGTCGTTTTTGTTCCTTGCAAAAGCCAGCGTGCGGAAATCGTATCCAAAAAGAAGACATAACTATTAGAACAAACTGTGCCTTATTACATTGggaacacaaaagaaaagaaagccaaaacaaaaaatgtaaaataaaaactacaatAATATATGTCTAGTCTCTAAGTCTTCTTTTCATCGTGTTGATGCGCATTGTTACcattacatataatatatctTGTACATTGTCgatgaataaaaaatatacatatctCAATGTCCCGTTAACAACTAAAGAACCACACACTCCCCCAAAATCCCACTATGAACTCCAACGCAGTGAAAATATAAAACCATGGAAGTTGATGAGGTTCATTGTCCAAGTCTTTGTTGTTTGTGTCATCTTCATCAATGCCCTTATTTGATCCGCACTTATTTGGAAGTGGGGCACCACAAGGTTTTAGATTCCCCTCAAAGGCAGAAGTGTTGAAGGTTTGGATCTGAGTGCTTGTTGGAATTGGTCCTCCAAGATTATTATACGAGAcattaaattttctcaagaaAGTAAGGGTCGCCAATGACGATGGAATTCTTCCAGAAAAATGATTCATGGAGAGATCCAAaacttctaaattttttaggtTAGATATTTGGTCTGGAATGACACCAGAGAAATTGTTGGAGTAAAGAGCCAACTGGTAGAGAAGGTGCAATTGTCCGATCTCAGTAGGTATATCACCAACAATGTTATTGCTAGATAAGTCTATCGTTGCTGGGAAAAAGGACAATTTATACGGTTGAAAATTTAGATTTGTAGTTACGCTGCCGAAGACAGtcaattcaaattcatatcGGTCTACTTGAGATGCAATAGGTTCAAAAGCCAACCTTGGTAGTCTACAAAGTTGCTTTGGAAATTCACCTGAAATTCGGTTATTTGACAAGTAGATAAAAACAGTCTAGGAAGATTCCCCAACCAACTTGGAATTGGCCCGGTGATTTGATTATAAGCTAGAATCAAGATCTCTAGATTCTTGAGCTTTGATAACCACACAGGTATTTCACCAGTGAGGTTAGTACCAGCCATATTCAATGCCCGAAGATTTTGGAATCCGTCAAAATCAACCATGCCATCATCAAATGGCATTC
The Prunus dulcis chromosome 2, ALMONDv2, whole genome shotgun sequence DNA segment above includes these coding regions:
- the LOC117618129 gene encoding receptor-like protein 3, whose product is MAQGFLFFLLFSYIISINIHACNQIERCSLLSFASTLSSPPLNWTSLDCCHWKGITCDQDDWVTHLVLPSKGLKGGISPSSLRNLTHLTYLNLSHNSLYGSLETQFLLSLNRLEILDLSYNHLYGELPLSLPSSKIRTVDLSSNHFFGAIPSSFFQQASNLISFNVSNNTFTGYVPSSICLHHSPFTRLLDFSSNQFSGNLALGLGECSKLQVFRAGHNNLLGLLPEDIYNATKLEEISLPINSLRGAISDKIVNLTNLKILDLSHNQLSGELPLNLGKLSKLKFLTVDFNNLEGTIPTSLMNCTNLVELCLGINNLEGDISMLNFSRLSQLTKLDLRYNNFTGMFPVSLYSCRYLKAIALTRNHLEGQIQIEILSLKSLSFLTLGYNRFTNLTGAMKILMSCKSLHTLSLDGSFVDEGMAFDDGMVDFDGFQNLRVLNMAGTNLTGEIPVWLSKLKNLEILILAFNQITGPIPSWLGNLPRLFFINLSNNRISGEFPKGLCRLPRLVYEPIASQVDRYEFELNVFGSITTNLNFQPSKLSCFPATIDLSNNNIVGDIPAEIGQLHLLRQLALYSNNFSGVIPDQISNLQNLEVLDLSMNHFSGTIPSSLASLTFLRKFNVSYNNLGGPIPTSTQIQTFTTSAFEGNLKLCGAPLPNKCGSNMGIDEDDTNSKDLDNEPHQLPWFYIFTALGFVVGFWGVCGSLVVNKTWRYVYFRFIDNVQDRLYVMVTMPINTMKRRLRG